A stretch of DNA from Paenibacillus albus:
TTATGACAAAAAACACGGGATTTATGTTTAATCTTATCCTTGGAAATTCTGGAATATCATTTCTGGACTTTTTGTTCAATCATACGTTCTTCCCAATATATCGCATCTTTAATGATGAGATTGAATTGGAGAGATTAATTAATTACCTTCAATGTGGGGATGGGAATCTCGAAAAAAATAATAGAGAAAATAAGTATATATCAACTAACATTCGATATTGTTTTGGGTGCCTACAATCGGATTATAGTAAATACGGGCAATGCTACATTCATCGTCTTCATCAAATAAAAGGCTTAGATGTATGCAAAGAGCATAAGATGTTACTTAAGGAAACATGTCCACATTGTAATCAATCCTTAGCTAATAACTCGAATAGACAGCTTATTAAGAACACGTGTCCCTCTTGTGGTAAGGACCTCTTAGTTTCTAAAGATATTCTTTATTCCGAGGATGATAATTCTCTATATGAAATAATTGAAGATGTATCATTTTTATTTTCAACAAAGCAAGCAATAAGCCGTTCATTGCTTAAAGAGCGTTATTACCTGTACTCTATTGATAAAGGCTATTTGAGATACAGTGGGTCCTATAAAAATAAGAAATTCATAAGTGATTATAATGAAAGAAATGAAACCATTCTTTTTAGTTGTCAAATAATGAAATTTGAACGTGACAGCAAAGTATCCAGTGTTCTTGCATTGAAAAGTCGGTACAATAACTTTTTTATGAATATTGCAATAATGAGACTTTTTGCAGGAAGTATTCGGGAGTTTATTACTAGCCCTCCTCCACTA
This window harbors:
- a CDS encoding TnsD family Tn7-like transposition protein, which gives rise to MSFLGQVYPDEDFRSIVYRYFHLSGRRDISVINKKLFETTNRSIPVMTKNTGFMFNLILGNSGISFLDFLFNHTFFPIYRIFNDEIELERLINYLQCGDGNLEKNNRENKYISTNIRYCFGCLQSDYSKYGQCYIHRLHQIKGLDVCKEHKMLLKETCPHCNQSLANNSNRQLIKNTCPSCGKDLLVSKDILYSEDDNSLYEIIEDVSFLFSTKQAISRSLLKERYYLYSIDKGYLRYSGSYKNKKFISDYNERNETILFSCQIMKFERDSKVSSVLALKSRYNNFFMNIAIMRLFAGSIREFITSPPPLIISTIPFGNGPWECINPFCLEKGNKAIKKVHRIYDSKRTQMKASFECHHCKMIYARYFDPTKDNHLSENEVIHVGDVWKENIIELYQYDKNKTESDFGVSYAQYQYYRKTASTKLLHSQLPFEWFEKLIRLYLETNDCKKTANQLKITTEQAKQYIYYYLSNNCDLTAFKKHISCDEYVAFRIKPLISNCIATGVK